A region from the Pseudomonas sp. P8_229 genome encodes:
- the purD gene encoding phosphoribosylamine--glycine ligase: MNVLIIGSGGREHALAWKVAQDPRVQKVFVAPGNAGTAIEAKCENVAIDVLALEQLADFAEKNVSLTIVGPEVPLVAGVVDLFRSRGLDCFGPTAGAAQLEGSKAFTKDFLARHKIPTADYQNFTEIEPALAYLREKGAPIVIKADGLAAGKGVIVAMTLAEAEDAVRDMLAGNAFGDAGSRVVIEEFLDGEEASFIVMVDGKNVLPMATSQDHKRVGDGDSGPNTGGMGAYSPAPVVTADVHQRVMDLVIWPTVRGMAEEGNVYTGFLYAGLMIDKAGNPKVIEFNCRFGDPETQPVMLRLQSSLVLLVEAALAQALDKVEAQWDPRPSVGIVLAAGGYPGDYAKGAAINGLDAAANLEGKVFHAGTALKDGNVVTAGGRVLCATAMGASVSEAQQQAYKLAAAIDWEGCFYRKDIGYRAIARERGETQE; encoded by the coding sequence ATGAATGTTTTGATCATTGGCAGCGGTGGCCGTGAACACGCCCTGGCCTGGAAAGTGGCTCAGGATCCGCGCGTGCAGAAGGTTTTCGTCGCGCCGGGCAACGCGGGCACCGCGATTGAAGCCAAGTGCGAGAACGTCGCCATCGACGTGCTGGCCCTTGAGCAACTGGCCGACTTCGCCGAGAAAAACGTTTCCCTGACCATCGTCGGTCCGGAAGTGCCGCTGGTGGCTGGCGTGGTCGACCTGTTCCGCTCCCGTGGCCTGGACTGCTTCGGTCCGACTGCCGGTGCTGCACAACTGGAAGGCTCGAAAGCGTTCACCAAGGATTTCCTGGCCCGCCACAAGATCCCGACCGCCGACTACCAGAACTTCACCGAGATCGAGCCAGCCCTGGCTTATCTGCGTGAAAAAGGCGCACCGATCGTGATCAAGGCCGATGGCCTGGCCGCCGGTAAAGGCGTGATCGTGGCCATGACCCTGGCCGAAGCCGAAGACGCCGTGCGTGACATGCTCGCCGGCAATGCGTTTGGCGACGCTGGTTCGCGCGTGGTGATCGAAGAATTCCTCGACGGCGAAGAAGCCTCGTTCATCGTCATGGTCGACGGCAAGAATGTCCTGCCGATGGCCACCAGCCAGGACCACAAACGCGTCGGCGACGGCGATAGCGGCCCGAACACCGGCGGCATGGGTGCCTACTCCCCTGCCCCGGTGGTCACTGCCGACGTGCACCAGCGTGTGATGGATCTGGTGATCTGGCCGACCGTTCGCGGCATGGCTGAAGAAGGCAACGTCTACACCGGTTTCCTGTATGCCGGTCTGATGATCGACAAGGCCGGTAACCCGAAAGTCATCGAGTTCAACTGCCGCTTCGGCGACCCGGAGACCCAACCGGTGATGCTGCGTCTGCAGTCGAGCCTGGTGCTGCTGGTCGAAGCCGCCCTCGCGCAAGCGCTGGACAAGGTTGAAGCGCAGTGGGATCCGCGCCCGAGCGTCGGTATCGTATTGGCCGCTGGTGGCTACCCGGGCGACTACGCCAAGGGCGCAGCGATCAACGGTCTGGACGCAGCCGCCAACCTGGAAGGCAAAGTCTTCCACGCCGGTACCGCGCTCAAAGATGGCAACGTGGTAACTGCCGGTGGTCGCGTACTTTGCGCCACTGCCATGGGCGCCAGCGTGAGCGAAGCCCAGCAGCAAGCCTACAAGCTGGCCGCCGCCATCGACTGGGAAGGCTGCTTCTACCGCAAGGACATTGGCTACCGCGCCATTGCCCGTGAACGTGGCGAAACCCAGGAATAA